In one window of Bacillus sp. 2205SS5-2 DNA:
- a CDS encoding iron chaperone, protein MQYEAKNSEEYLNMLEEDWRKEKLLLVREIILENAPELEEGIQYKMLCYREGASTLFHLNAQKSYVSLYVGNVEKIENAKELLSGLDYGKGCIRIKKSVDLNKSGLEGFIQSTLSKWREGGNLDC, encoded by the coding sequence ATGCAATACGAAGCTAAAAATTCAGAGGAATATTTAAATATGCTTGAAGAAGATTGGAGAAAGGAAAAACTGCTTTTGGTTCGGGAAATCATCCTTGAGAATGCACCAGAACTTGAAGAGGGAATTCAATATAAGATGCTATGCTATCGAGAGGGAGCTTCCACATTGTTTCATTTGAATGCACAAAAATCGTATGTCAGTTTATATGTGGGGAACGTAGAGAAGATAGAAAATGCTAAAGAATTACTAAGTGGATTAGATTATGGTAAAGGGTGTATCCGAATTAAAAAGTCTGTGGATTTGAATAAGTCCGGACTCGAAGGCTTTATCCAATCGACCTTATCTAAGTGGAGAGAAGGAGGGAACTTGGACTGTTAA